In Phyllostomus discolor isolate MPI-MPIP mPhyDis1 chromosome 3, mPhyDis1.pri.v3, whole genome shotgun sequence, a single genomic region encodes these proteins:
- the AP1S1 gene encoding AP-1 complex subunit sigma-1A isoform X3: protein MRFMLLFSRQGKLRLQKWYLATSDKERKKMVRELMQVVLARKPKMCSFLEWRDLKVVYKRYASLYFCCAIEGQDNELITLELIHRYVELLDKYFGSVCELDIIFNFEKAYFILDEFLMGGDVQDTSKKSVLKAIEQADLLQEEDESPRSVLEEMGLA, encoded by the exons ATGCGATTCATGCTGCTGTTCAGCCGGCAGGGAAAGCTGAGGCTCCAAAAATGGTACCTGGCCACGTcagacaaggagagaaagaagatggTTCGGGAGCTTATGCAGGTTGTTCTGGCTCGCAAGCCCAAGATGTGCAGCTTCCTGGAATGGAGGGACCTCAAAGTTGTCTATAAGAG ATATGCCAGCCTCTATTTCTGCTGCGCCATCGAGGGCCAAGACAATGAACTCATCACACTGGAACTGATCCACCGATATGTGGAGCTCCTGGACAAATACTTCGGCAGC GTGTGTGAGCTGGACATCATCTTTAATTTTGAGAAGGCCTACTTCATCTTGGATGAGTTTTTGATGGGGGGTGATGTCCAAGACACCTCCAAGAAGAGTGTGCTAAAGGCTATTGAGCAGGCTGATCTGCTGCAGGAG